The proteins below are encoded in one region of Saccopteryx leptura isolate mSacLep1 chromosome 1, mSacLep1_pri_phased_curated, whole genome shotgun sequence:
- the LOC136389357 gene encoding LOW QUALITY PROTEIN: taste receptor type 2 member 19-like (The sequence of the model RefSeq protein was modified relative to this genomic sequence to represent the inferred CDS: deleted 1 base in 1 codon), with amino-acid sequence MISSILSILFILIIGEFVLGNFFNGFIALVNCIDWVKTQKISCTDQILTALAASKIGLLWTQDYIVWNLINPALHSPEVRTIAYIAWAVSSHFSVWLATSLCILYLLKIANFSSPFSLRLKWKAKRVVLIILLGSFVFLVCHIAVVIIDEKVYMNEYKGNFTWETNFMDMVHLSNITIFILANFISFTMSMTAFLLLIFSLWKHLRKMLLSGKGSQDPSTKVHIRALQTVISFLFLSVIYFVTQITLTWNSNTLKNRSVFMLCQVLAVLYASSHSFILIWGNKKLRQAFLSFLWQLRCW; translated from the exons ATGATAAGTTCAATACTGAGCATTCTTTTCATCCTAATAATAGGAGAATTTGTTCTAGGAAATTTTTTCAATGGCTTCATAGCACTGGTGAACTGCATTGACTGGGTGAAGACACAAAAGATCTCCTGCACTGATCAAATCCTCACTGCTCTGGCGGCCTCCAAAATTGGTTTGCTCTGGACA CAGGATTACATTGTATGGAATCTGATTAACCCAGCTTTACATAGTCCAGAAGTAAGAACTATTGCTTATATTGCCTGGGCAGTAAGCAGCCATTTCAGCGTCTGGCTTGCTACTAGTCTCTGCATACTATATTTGCTCAAGATAGCCAATTTCTCCAGCCCTTTTTCCCTTCGCCTAAAATGGAAAGCTAAAAGAGTGGTTCTCATTATACTGTTGGGGAGTTTCGTCTTCTTGGTTTGTCATATTGCAGTGGTAATCATAGATGAAAAAGTGTATATGAATGAATATAAAGGAAACTTTACTTGGGAGACCAACTTCATGGACATGGTACACCTTtcaaatattactatttttattcttgCAAACTTCATATCCTTTACTATGTCCATGACAGCTTTTCTGTTGTTAATCTTTTCCCTGTGGAAACATCTCAGGAAGATGCTGCTCAGTGGTAAAGGATCTCAAGATCCCAGCACCAAGGTCCACATAAGAGCCCTGCAAACTGtgatctccttcctctttctatctGTCATTTACTTTGTGACTCAAATCACCTTAACATGGAATTCTAATACCCTGAAGAATAGGTCAGTTTTCATGCTCTGCCAGGTTCTTGCAGTCTTGTATGCTTCAAGCCACTCATTTATTCTGATTTGGGGGAACAAGAAGCTCCGACAAGCCTTTCTGTCATTTCTGTGGCAGCTGAGGTGCTGGTGA